GGGAGATAGCGAGAAATTTAGCCTCGAAAATTGCTAATTTTTCGTCAATAACTTGTAAAATCGCTTGAGAATTTAAATTAGGCAGTGGTAAGGAGAGTGGTGTCGGGGTTTTGACGAGATGGGATTCTTGGAATAGATTTATGGCGATCGCTATTTGTCCCTGTTGTTCCCAGCGTAGTAGGTTCCAAAACCAACGGATCGGAGGCAAGACAGGATTTTTATCGGTAAAATTCGGTAATAAAGGTGGATATTGAGGATTTAATCGCTTAATTCTCCGTTTTTCGAGGGCGTAGTTAGCCAGTGCCGTCCTAATTTGTTTTTCTATTTGTCTTTGGGTTTGATTATCGGTGATTTTAACGGTCTGGTGATCGTTAGTGACGAAAACTAAAGCTTGATCCTCTAGATCGGCTGCTATGCCAATAAATGGCGTTTCTCGGTCGGATAAGCTCTGGAGAAGTTCTGCGATCGCATCGGTTCCATCCTTGCCGGGGGGTGATAATTGTTTCTGGAGGCTGTTCCCCAATTGATTAGCCGTCATCCGCAGGGATTGTACCAGCAAATAGACGGGATAGAGGGCTATTTGCAAGGCAATAGCGATCGCATTTTGACCGCGACGGGAGACGCGGCCGAGGTTATCTTTCAGACGGATCAAACGACGGTTGATCAGGTTGAACAGTCGGCTTTTATAGGGATCGGCAGCCATGGATTTTGGGCGATAACATCTTCATTTAGACTATCCTATTGTGCAAGGACGGGATAAAAAAATTTTTTGCCAAAACCCTTGACTCCCAGAAAAATTATTGTTATATTTAAAAAGGTCTGAAATCCACGCCCCCATCGTCTAGTGGCCTAGGACACCTCCCTTTCACGGAGGCGACAGGGATTCGAATTCCCTTGGGGGTATGAAAAGAAGTCAGAGGTGTCAAGCTTCTGACTTTTCGGTTTTTTTCTCCCGTTGATGGCTTTTTGGTAAGCTGACGGTGAAAATTGTTCCTCGATCGATCTGACTTTCAACGCTAATTTGTCCATGATGACTGAGGGTAATCGCTAAAGCGATCGCTAATCCTAATCCTGTTCCCCCGGAAGTGGCAGAATTTTGTCGTGCGGGATCGAGACGATAAAAGCGATCGAAAATATGGGACAAAGCAGCCTCGGGAATACCGATTCCGTTATCTTTGACGCGTACCAGTAACACCGATTGTCGATCGCGTTTACTTTTCTCCAATTCCACAGCCACATTTTTAGGCTCAGATTCGGGTAAAAAAGCGTGTTTTAGGGCATTATAGATTAAATTTGTGAATAAACGGGCTAATTGATCCCAATCTCCCTGCATAGTAAACATTTCATCGCTGTAGGAAAAATCCTCTTGGTCCGGTTCCACAATCGACAAAGAGAGGGAAATTCCCTGCTTATCGGCGATTAAACGCTGTTCTTCCACCACTTCCATCAATAAAGCATCCAAAGGTACAGCTTGCTCGATCGGTTGGACGATGCCACTATCGGAACGGGCTAAAAAAAGCAGATCATTGACTAAATTGCCCAATCTTTCCGTTAAACGCTCGATCACTTGCAAGCGTTGATGACGAGTTTGGGGATAGGCGATCGCCATTTGCACGTTAGTTTGGATAGTGGCGATCGGATTGCGTAATTCATGGGAAGCATCGGCGGTAAATTGTTTTAAACTCTGATAGGACTCTTTTACCGGTTGAATGGCTAAACCGGACAAAAACCAACCAATCCAGGCGACACTGGCAATCATCAGGCAAATTCCGACGATTAAATCCCATAATAGCTGTCTAATCGGTTTTGTCACCTCAAACCAAGGATGACTTACCCGCAGATATCCCAAAACATAATGACCGATTTCCACCCTTTCGGTTACTTGTCGCAGCAGACGATTATCGGATAAGCGAATAGTTTCCCCTTGACGGTGGGGATGGAGGGGAATATCTAAGGATTCAGCCAAAGTTGACCAAACTAGATTACCTTGGGGATCAAACCATTCCAAATCTATATGATCGTCTTCCACGGATTTACCCTGACTGGGAAAACTTGCTAGGGGATCGACGCGATAACGTCCTTGATCCGGGGGAATCGATTCGATCACGAGGGAACGATTTACCACCTCAATGATGTGTTTGAGGGTATCATCAATGCGATCTACTAGGGTATGGCGCACATAAAAATACATTCCCGTAGCGAGAAAAAGCAGTAGTATGGCAGTGACAACAGTGTACCATAAGGCTAAACGGCGGCGAGTGGCTTGGAACACCGATAATCTATGGATTGGCTAGAGATTTTTAGAGCAATGTATCTTATTTTACAGCTTATTTGAGCGATTTAATGCTGGAGAATAAATTATTTTTAGCTATAGGGAAAAACTGACGGTTGCCAAGAATAGCTAGACTTGAAGGCTCATAGTTCTTAAAAATTGCCGCTAACAAAAGTATTTTTAGATACATTCTTCTCAATAATTGTTTGAGTAGCTCTGCAAAAGCAGCCAAAGTGAATTATATTTAACCCTATGGTGATAGGGCTGACAGGAACGGCTAAAAATTTTTTTGAGCTTATTTGAATTAATAACAAGTATAAATGATGAATTTAAATTATTGGTTAATGAAATCGGAACCCGATGTCTATAGTATCGAGGATTTAAAAAAAGATGGTCAAACTATTTGGGAGGGAGTGCGAAATTATCAGGCCCGCAATTTTCTCCGTCAGATGAAACGGGGAGATTTGGCCTTTTTTTATCATTCTAATACGACCCCGCCGGGGATTGTCGGCTTAATGCGAGTAGTGCAAACCGATAGGATCGATCCCACACAATTCGATCCCGATAGTCCCTACTATGATCCTAAATCCTCTCCAGATTCCCCGCGCTGGTGGACGGTTAAAGTTGAGTTTGAGCGCCTTTTTCCCCAACTGCTGCCCCTAGGAATTTTAAAACAAAATTTTACCGCCGATGAATTATTATTAGTAAGGACAGGAAATCGTCTGTCAGTGATGCCTGTCAATCAAGCGATCGCAGTAAAAATTCTCGCTTTAGTCGCTCGTCAAGGAGTATAAACTATGAACCAAAAAGATGCTATTAATTTACTTTCCCTGATCGGGGGATTATTAGCTGCTATTGTCATTTTAGCGGCCTTTAATGCCTATGTAATTATCACCCCCGGACAAGCGGGGGTTTTAAGTGTTTTAGGAAAGGCTAAGGACGGGGTTTTATTGGAGGGATTGCACTTTAAACCTCCCTTTGTTTCTAGTGTCGATATCTACGATGTTACGGTGCAAAAATTTGAAGTTCCCGCCCAAAGTTCTACTAAAGATTTACAGGATTTATCCGCTAGTTTTGCGATTAATTTTCGTCTCGATCCGACTCAAGTAGTGGCAATCAGAAGAACCCAAGGCACCCTACAAAATATTGTCGCTAAAATTATCGCCCCTCAAACCCAAGAATCCTTTAAAATTGCCGCCGCTAAAAGAACCGTAGAGGAGGCAATTACTCGACGCAGTGAGTTAAAAGAAGACTTTGATAATGCCCTATCGACTCGATTAGAAAAGTATGGTATTCTAGTTTTAGATACCAGTGTGGTAGATTTGAATTTTTCTCCAGAATTTGCTCGGGCTGTCGAAGATAAACAAATCGCGGAACAACGCGCCCAAAGAGCCGTTTATATCACCCAAGAAGCGGAACAACAGGCCCAAGCAGAAGTTAATCGTGCTAAAGGGAAAGCTGAGGCACAAAGACTATTAGCAGAAACTTTAAAAGAACAGGGGGGAGGATTGGTTTTACAGAAAGAAGCGATCGAAGCTTGGCGCGAAGGTGGGGCGCAAATGCCCCGGGTTTTAGTCATGGATGGATCGGGAAAAAATAGCGTACCATTTTTATTTAATTATAGTGATTCTTTTCCAGAAAATACCCCCTAAATTCCTGTCCAAGCTCAGAGGCATTTTCAAAGAAACCTTGCCAACTTCTCAAAATTACCCGGTGATATTATCGACAAATGGCCTTTAAAACAATCTCTAGCTCCTTGACTCTTTGAGGATGAAGAAGTTGAACGGTGAATATTTTTGATCATCCCCTGGCGAGTCTATTTAGCGTTTTTGGACAAACTGGCGCGATGATGAAAAACAGCCTAGAGCAGTTGCTCTCGTCGGGGAGTCAATGCTATGATTAGGGATGGTTTTGCGGGTATAGTTCAGTGGTAGAACGTCACCTTCCCAAGGTGAATGTCGCGCGTTCGAGTCGCGTTACCCGCTTCTGACGACAATGGGAATCTTCCCTAACATTCCCCAACTGGGCCTACCAGAGCGGCATCGCACTACAATTGCTCCAGCAGCATATCGTACTCTGCATGGGAACCAACCCAGAACCAAATCACCGTATCATCCTCTAATTGACCGACAGCACGATAATCCCTATTGATGCGTGCAGAATAGATGGGCAGCTGTGGATGGACTTTCTTGAATCGCAAGCTGGGATAGCTTGGGTCTTCTTTGAATTGCCGATACGCTTTACGGGTCTGCTCTTGAATCGGTTTTGGAAGATCTGCAAACATCTCCCGAAAACGAGCAGTGGTACAAGACTTCACAACGTTTCTGGGTCTAATTCTTGAGTCTTGCCCAATCGATGTTCTGCCATTGCTTCGGCTGCTAGTTTAGCCAGCAAGTTTGGTGAGCGGGTAAAGGAGTCATTCCATCGCTTTTCTTCTTCGAGTTCTGCCAAAATTAGGGTTGCGATCGCGTCCTGTTGATCGGTTGACAAGGTTTGTAATTGGGCGATCGCCTGCTCAAGTCGTTCAGTCATAGACAACATCTAACGTATAGGGCTTAATATATTCTAGCCTCCACGTTGCTACAGCGATGGCGTACTGCTACCCAGTGCCTTCAGCATCGCACTTAAACTCACAGCTTTAATACATGGGCATGGTGCGTTCCCCAAAAATCGATCGGTGGATCAGTAAGACCCCCATTAGGGAACGCACCCTACAAGATCGGTGATCGCACTTATTACTTAATTACTGTTTATTTTGTAATTTTATCACTAATTCTTGGAAAGGTTGCCAATCATCTTTATAGGTAATGGCTTCCCAGACCGATTCGATTAGCGGTCTAAGTAAAGCGGTTTTAGGATTATAATGCTTTAAAGTGTCGTCAATTTCAGACAAGGAATCTAGGGGTAATTGATTTAAGATCAAACTATATAACTCTCGCCAACGTTGCCAATCAGCTTTCGGTAAATCCATATTTTCAAGAATTAGAGAACTATTTTCTCGCCAACCGTAATTAAATTGTTCACTTAATTGATAGAAAAAGTCGTGATAACCCAGGCCAGTTTCTTGGAGAACTTCCACAGTTTTGCTGACCAGTAAAGCGGATTCGGGAGTAAAAATATCCTCAAAACCTAACTTTTTGAGCATCATTTTTTGATAATAAAAATTGTAATGCTGGTCATAGTTAGCCAAAGCCATATCTAACTCTAACAAGGAGACAACCATGGCCAGGGGAGATTGTAGTAACTCTAGATTTAAACGACAGATAAAAGGCTGATTGCCATAACTATAACGGCCGCCGTAGTCGAAATAGGCCGCCGTAAATTGGGGGTTATAGGAAGGAATAAAAGCGTAGGGACCATAATCGAAACTTTCCCCAGTAATTGACATATTATCGGTATTAAGAACCCCATGACAAAAACCTGCGGCCATCCATTGGGCTGCTAATTTAGCGGTTCTTTCAATCAAAGTGGCGTAAAATTTTAAATAGCGATCGCTATCTTGGGGATTGATTTCAGGATAATAATAAATAATCACATGATCGAGGAGTCTTTTAATTAAATCGCTACGTTTAATATGAAATAAACGCTCAAAAGTCCCGAAACGAATATGAGAATTACTAACTCGAATCATCACCGAAGATCGCGTCGGGGAAGGTTCATCGCCGCGCCAGAGAGCTTCCCCCGTTTCCACCAAACTCAGACAGCGAGAGGTATTCACCCCTAAACCGCGTAAAGCTTCCGCGGCTAAGACTTCTCTGACTCCACCCTTGAGAGTTAACCTACCGTCCGCATGACGGGAATAGGGGGTCCGTCCCGATCCTTTCGTACCAAAATCGTATAATTTGCCATCAATACCCCTAACTTGACCGTAGAGAAAACCGCGACCATCTCCCAAAAAAGGATTATACTCGCCAAATTGATAACCGTGGTAACGCAGGGACAAAAAAGGGGTCAGGGATTGAAATTTACCAAAAGCCTCGATAAAATGCTCATCTAAGGTTAATTCTGGCTGAATTCCCACCAAAGGTAATAAAGCATCATTGCGAAAACGAAGGATATGACGGGGAAAATCTGCGGCTGCAACTTGATCATAGTATTGGTCCCCCAAGTCCTGCATGGCGCTTTCGTAAGGGAGACTGAGAAAGGGATTGGTGAGATGGTCTGTCATAGTGGTGGTGTCGATCGAGCTTTGAGGCGATAAAGTGATAAAGATAGCCAAAAAATTTTCCTACTGAGACTATCAAACAGCGATGCCCGATTCTATTATGTATCAAGGGGACTATTTTCTTGTCCTTGAGGCCGATCAACCTGAACAATTCCAGACTCCCGACCAGTTGCGGGATAAGTTAAAAGATTTAATCAGCGCAAAACCGGAGATTTGTCCCCGACAATTGGCGAAATTCTCTAGTTTTGAGGAAAAAGCTCTCTATCTGCGCGATAATTACTGCGAGTTGGACCTGGGTGAGGAGGGTTATTTACAATGGTATCTAGTGCGTTTGGAAAAATAAGGAAACCCATTATTAAGTAGTTAGGTGTTAAAAACTGTCAGACACCCCCCTTATCAAGGGGGGATTAAGGGGGGATCCATCTTCAATTTAATTATAACCAGCTACTTAGTTATTAAGGCAGAGGCAATCAGAGCAATTATCTTTTTAACTTTTTACTTTCTAATTTGATCATTATGGGAGAAATAGAAGATTTACTGGCACAAATGAAGGCAGAATACCAGAAACGGGATCAGGAAAAACCGATGCCGTCCCCTTCTTCTCACCAAGAAAAAGATCGTTACCCAGACGAATTTAAGGTTAATTATGCTGGCGATTCTGCTACCGATGCGCTTTTAAAAGCTTTAGCCTTAGAAAACCAAGAAAGGCAACAACAGGAGGCAGCGGAAAAAGAAAAAGCAGCGGCATTAAAACAGCAGCGTAAGCGAGAAGCTTTAACTAGAAAGGCGAAGCAATGGTTAGATAAATTGGATGCCAAATCGGAGGAAGGACGCTGGTTTGAGGAGTTTTCCTATAGCTACGATTCTCCTTTAGAAGCGGCGATCACCTATCTAGAAGCTTTGGGAGAAGTGGATATTTATAAATGATAAGGTCTAATTTAAAGTTGTGGGTAAATTGGCTGCGTCAAAAACTTGATTATGCCACCAAATATTATCACCGGCTATAATATTTGTGCCGTAACGAGGGACGATGCCATAAACAGTGCCGGGGTCATAATCCAAAGCTTGACTGATGAGATTGTAGAGACGTTGTAGATCAAAACCCCGGGGGTCACAATGGGGGTATTTTCCTTGATTAATCAGAAAACTATCCACGGCAAAATGGCTGACAATTTGCGGTAATTGTCCCGTTTGTAAGGCTGCGAGGAGATAATATTTCGCCGTTTGTTGGTATTGAAAATCGCTGTAACCGGGGAGGGGTTGCAAGCGTCCTTTGGTCAAACAGTGGGATCCGGGCGCTTGTACCAGTTCAATGTTAACACTGGAGATAACCCGACGATTTCTTTCGGCAAAAATTGGTCGCAAGCGATCGCAATTAGGGTGAGATAGCTGCTGACAAATCGCTTCTGTTGCCCATAATGCGGTGGTTTTTGCCCCATCAAAGTAATTTGTGGGATATTCTTTGACTAAACGCCTAAAGACTGCTTCTGAAGGCGTATTTAACCAAATTCTCGCTCTTTTTTCTAACTCAGGGGCCGATCGCGTACTCAAAGGAACACCCGCTAAAGCAAGTGCAAAACCCTTGACGCGGATAGTTTCTGGGGTAAGTTGCCACAGTTGACGCACTAATTGATCCCTGGTGTCTGCGGGCAGCATTTCGGCCGCTTGTTCATAAAAAGTGGCCGTGGGACGGTGACGCTCAAAAAAAGGCCGGGCGATCGAGTCTAAAATATCTCTATCCCTGGAATGCGGTTTGCGGGGGATGTAAACATTCGGACCCAATTTCATCGGACCGCGAGCATATTTTTTCTGCTCTTCGATGTTACCCGCAGTCATACTCCAAGCTGTATCGTGGAGAATAAACAAGGGAGTGCGATCGATGGTTAATTCGGTTTCTGGCGGGGCAATTTGCAAAAATTCGGCGATTTTCTGCTTTTCTAACTCATCTAGGCTCTTACCGGCTAAATTCTCCCCCACAGTGGAGGGATTAAAAATATTTATGGTGGCAGTGGAGAGACTAGAGGTATTCAGTTTTAAAATCAGTAGGGACAAGACTAAACTAATCACCAGAGAAGTCACTCCCCATCGCCATTGTTCCGGGGGAAAGATAGAATATCTAGGGAGAGAAAATTGTCTTGATTTTTGCCGTCTTTGTCGATTCATCGAACCCTTTTAACTCGCTTTCCACCCATTGTATTGACTTTCTCGAAAAAGGGAATTAACTATGGCCCGCTAAATAAGTCTAAAAACCTTGTTGGATAAGACTTTTAGACTTTTGGGAAATCGAAAAATGCCGACCATTGCAGTGGTCGGGGGGAAAATTTAGGACTCTCTTCTTCTTTGTGTGATCTCGCGTAGCGAGCGCGTTGCGACCAGTTTAACTTATATAGGAGCGATCAATCTTTGTGTCCTTTGTGTCTTTGTGGTTCGTTCCACAAAACCCCACACCCTACACATAATTACTGAGGAACCATTGAGTATTAAAAGCTCGATCGCAGGATATTTCTAGTAATCTTAGGCCTGATTCCGGCAAAACTGCGATTTTTTGCTCAAAATCAGTCCAATCGCTGATTAAATGGTAATCGATACCGTAGGTGCGACAGAGTTGGCAAAAGTCGATATTTTGGGGAGTGGCAAAAAATTCTTCAAAGGGGGGGTCAAATTTGGCGATCGGCAACATCTGGAAAATGCCTCCCCCCTTGTTATTGATTAAAATTATGGTCAAGGAGCCAACAAAATATTTTTTGATTAAAAAACCATTTGTGTCGTGTAATAGGGCTAAATCTCCCGTTAATAGCAGACTGGGGACATTTTTATAAGCTATTCCTATCGCAGTGGAGAGGTTGCCGTCGATGCCATTGGCCCCGCGATTAAAATAGGGACGAATTTGGCGATCGCTAGGCGGGTTAAAAAATTCGGCATAGCGAACAGGCATACTATTAGAGATAAAGATCGGGGTGCGGGGGGGGAGGTATTGGGAGAGCAGCCAAGGAATTTTCCCTTCAATCAGTTTAGTTTCTGCTGCCAAAAGGCGATCGATGGTTAATCTGGCTTGCTGGTCGAATTTTTGCCATAATTGCCCATATTCTCGGTTATTATCGGGTTTTTCTGGGAATAGATGCCCTAATTGCTCGATATTTCCCCTGAGATGTCTGGTTTTTCCCTGTAGAGGATCGTAATTATCGGGATGGGGATCGATAATCCAACGCGGACAGTCGATTTCTTCTAACCAGGTCCGTAATTCTTTGCTGGTGGGTAGTTCCCCAATTTGCAGGACAACATCGGGGGTTAATTGGGTTTTAATAGCAGGATTCCGCAATAATAAATCATAGGTGGTGATGAGATGGGGATTTAACCCTGCATAGTTTCGTAGAGGAGATAAAGCTTCTGCTAAGACGGGATATTGTTGCGATCGGGCTAAATTAGCGATCGCCTGACAGTAACTTTCAGGGTTTTGCGGGGAAGCTAATCCCGCGATGATAATTCCTTGGGGGGGTAAAGAAGGAATTTCGAGAATTGAGTGGTTAATGGCGATATTTTGCCGAGATATATGGCTAAAAAAAGCTTCTTGGTCAAAATTAGCCTCTAAATTGTTAATTTCTAGATCGGGAGTTGGTGCGAGGGGATCGCGAAATGGTAAGTTCAGATGCACCACTCCGGGGACAGGATCAAGACAGCGCCACCACGCGTGGATGATAGTTTGACGGAGATAGCGTAAACGCTCGATATTGGCACTAGGACAGCTAATTTCCGCTTGCCAGTTGGGATAATTACCGTAGAGTTTGACTTGATCGATAGTCTGACCGGCGTGAGCATGACGCAATTCTGGGGGGCGATCGGCGGTTAGAATTAATAAGGGGACATGACTTTCTTTTGCTTCAATGACTGCGGGATAAAAATTAGCCGTGGCGGTCCCAGAAGTGCAGACTAAAACCACCGGTTGATATAATTGTTTGGCTAATCCCAGGGCGAAAAAAGCGGCCGAGCGCTCGTCTAGGATGGGAATAGCTTCAATCTGGGGATGTCTTGCCAAGGCTACCGTTAAAGGAGTTGATCGCGATCCGGGAGAAACCACCCCTATCTTCAATCCCAAACGGGCCAATGTTTCGACTAAAATGGAACCCCAAAGTGTATTAAGATTGCGAAAATCGATCGACATTTATCATTTCAGTGCAAAGGTTAGGGGACAATCGGTTAAAGAGTCTATTAATAAATTTAACATTGGCTGGAACTGGCCAAGAATAAGTTATTCCTGAGTCAGTGATCCTAGTTAAGTTTACTCTCGATTCCCAGGCCAATTTATCCCTTTTCGGGGTTCCTTCTCGCCAAGTTTTAACCAGAAAATTTATAGGTTAATACCACATTGATATTAGCTGCCAGCAGGGCCAAGAATAACAGGAAAGTAAAGCGATCGATCCAGAATTTTTTAAAGAGACCAAAGATATCCTTGAGATAGAATACTCCCAGAATTGCTGCCGTACCGATCATAAAATAATAGCGACCGTAGGGAGAAGCTAATATCCATGCTGTCAAGTTGAGATGAATCGACCAAACTCCCAGAAAGATAAAAATAATTGAGGCAGTTAATCCGTCCGTTTCCTGGCGAAAATCATCGAGAAAGATGGCTAGAATAATAAACATAAACGGATAAAAAGGAATCATATACCAAGTAAAGAAGTGACTTTGCGCTCCCGTGGCAACTAAAATTAAGGTGTAGAGGATTACCGGTAAAGCGAGTAATCTAACTTGGGGACTAGCGGGATTTTTTCTGAGAAAGGGTAAGAGGGTTAACCAGCTAAAAATTAACCAACCATCCTCGAAAAATACCGTAGGAGTGGTTAGATATTTGACAAAGTTAAAGTCCTCAAAACGCAGGGATTGCTCTTGAAATATCTTACGAAAAAAATCGTAGTCGTAGATAGCACCGTAGAGAAAATAGAGAGAGAAAAAGAAAGCACCGATCGCAGTCACATAAATGGCTTCTCGTCCTTGCTTTTCGTAAATCAAGAGGACAATTAATAATACTACTAAATAAATAGCTGTTACCTTGACTAAACAGGCTAAACCAGCTAAACAAGCGGCAATGTAGAGATATTTTTTCTGCTTAGTTTGATAGTATTGCCAATACAGTAAGATGATAAATAAGCAGAAAACAATCATTAAATTTTCACTAATAGCTAACCGAGAGAGGAAAACTGTATTGGGATTGGTGGCATAAATTAAACTAGCGATTATAGCGATCGATAAATTACTCAACTTGAGAGCAAGTAAATATACTAAAACTATCGAAGCAATACCTAAGAGTAAAGAAGGGACTCTAATAATAGTTAAACTGCAATCAAAAAAAGTTTTTGCTCCTCCTAAAAGAGCAAATAAACCCACCAATAAACCAAATAAAGGAGGATGATCAAACCAGGGAGTCACCAAACGATAACGGAGATTTTTCGCTTCCCAAACCACCGTAGGAAAATTATCCGTGGGACTCAACCATGACCAACTGGTGGGGATACCCGTTTGTAATAAACTCATGCCACTCCAAGCAAAAGCATATTCATCAGAAGTCCAATTATCTGGAGGCAAAGAATCATAATTATAGATTCGCAAAAAAGCACCTAAAAAGGTGATAATTGCTCCAATCAACCAATGTTTATGGACAGTCAAAAAGCTGGGCATCGATTATTAAGGACAAGGGGCAGTGACCAAATAATAGTCAGAATTTCATGGTATAATAGATGGGGTGATAATGACAGAAAAATCGGGATGATTAAAGTAAACAGACGTAAATTTTGCCAGTGGATCAGTCTGATCGGTGCAGGAGTCGGACTGGCAGCGATTCTAGATAGAAAAAATATTTTTTCCCCCTCCACTGCTACAGCAA
This portion of the Microcystis aeruginosa NIES-2549 genome encodes:
- a CDS encoding chlororespiratory reduction protein 7, producing the protein MPDSIMYQGDYFLVLEADQPEQFQTPDQLRDKLKDLISAKPEICPRQLAKFSSFEEKALYLRDNYCELDLGEEGYLQWYLVRLEK
- a CDS encoding prohibitin family protein, translated to MNQKDAINLLSLIGGLLAAIVILAAFNAYVIITPGQAGVLSVLGKAKDGVLLEGLHFKPPFVSSVDIYDVTVQKFEVPAQSSTKDLQDLSASFAINFRLDPTQVVAIRRTQGTLQNIVAKIIAPQTQESFKIAAAKRTVEEAITRRSELKEDFDNALSTRLEKYGILVLDTSVVDLNFSPEFARAVEDKQIAEQRAQRAVYITQEAEQQAQAEVNRAKGKAEAQRLLAETLKEQGGGLVLQKEAIEAWREGGAQMPRVLVMDGSGKNSVPFLFNYSDSFPENTP
- a CDS encoding salt stress protein, Slr1339 family, whose protein sequence is MGEIEDLLAQMKAEYQKRDQEKPMPSPSSHQEKDRYPDEFKVNYAGDSATDALLKALALENQERQQQEAAEKEKAAALKQQRKREALTRKAKQWLDKLDAKSEEGRWFEEFSYSYDSPLEAAITYLEALGEVDIYK
- a CDS encoding sensor histidine kinase gives rise to the protein MFQATRRRLALWYTVVTAILLLFLATGMYFYVRHTLVDRIDDTLKHIIEVVNRSLVIESIPPDQGRYRVDPLASFPSQGKSVEDDHIDLEWFDPQGNLVWSTLAESLDIPLHPHRQGETIRLSDNRLLRQVTERVEIGHYVLGYLRVSHPWFEVTKPIRQLLWDLIVGICLMIASVAWIGWFLSGLAIQPVKESYQSLKQFTADASHELRNPIATIQTNVQMAIAYPQTRHQRLQVIERLTERLGNLVNDLLFLARSDSGIVQPIEQAVPLDALLMEVVEEQRLIADKQGISLSLSIVEPDQEDFSYSDEMFTMQGDWDQLARLFTNLIYNALKHAFLPESEPKNVAVELEKSKRDRQSVLLVRVKDNGIGIPEAALSHIFDRFYRLDPARQNSATSGGTGLGLAIALAITLSHHGQISVESQIDRGTIFTVSLPKSHQREKKTEKSEA
- a CDS encoding EVE domain-containing protein, which translates into the protein MMNLNYWLMKSEPDVYSIEDLKKDGQTIWEGVRNYQARNFLRQMKRGDLAFFYHSNTTPPGIVGLMRVVQTDRIDPTQFDPDSPYYDPKSSPDSPRWWTVKVEFERLFPQLLPLGILKQNFTADELLLVRTGNRLSVMPVNQAIAVKILALVARQGV
- the menD gene encoding 2-succinyl-5-enolpyruvyl-6-hydroxy-3-cyclohexene-1-carboxylic-acid synthase; the protein is MSIDFRNLNTLWGSILVETLARLGLKIGVVSPGSRSTPLTVALARHPQIEAIPILDERSAAFFALGLAKQLYQPVVLVCTSGTATANFYPAVIEAKESHVPLLILTADRPPELRHAHAGQTIDQVKLYGNYPNWQAEISCPSANIERLRYLRQTIIHAWWRCLDPVPGVVHLNLPFRDPLAPTPDLEINNLEANFDQEAFFSHISRQNIAINHSILEIPSLPPQGIIIAGLASPQNPESYCQAIANLARSQQYPVLAEALSPLRNYAGLNPHLITTYDLLLRNPAIKTQLTPDVVLQIGELPTSKELRTWLEEIDCPRWIIDPHPDNYDPLQGKTRHLRGNIEQLGHLFPEKPDNNREYGQLWQKFDQQARLTIDRLLAAETKLIEGKIPWLLSQYLPPRTPIFISNSMPVRYAEFFNPPSDRQIRPYFNRGANGIDGNLSTAIGIAYKNVPSLLLTGDLALLHDTNGFLIKKYFVGSLTIILINNKGGGIFQMLPIAKFDPPFEEFFATPQNIDFCQLCRTYGIDYHLISDWTDFEQKIAVLPESGLRLLEISCDRAFNTQWFLSNYV
- a CDS encoding protein adenylyltransferase SelO yields the protein MTDHLTNPFLSLPYESAMQDLGDQYYDQVAAADFPRHILRFRNDALLPLVGIQPELTLDEHFIEAFGKFQSLTPFLSLRYHGYQFGEYNPFLGDGRGFLYGQVRGIDGKLYDFGTKGSGRTPYSRHADGRLTLKGGVREVLAAEALRGLGVNTSRCLSLVETGEALWRGDEPSPTRSSVMIRVSNSHIRFGTFERLFHIKRSDLIKRLLDHVIIYYYPEINPQDSDRYLKFYATLIERTAKLAAQWMAAGFCHGVLNTDNMSITGESFDYGPYAFIPSYNPQFTAAYFDYGGRYSYGNQPFICRLNLELLQSPLAMVVSLLELDMALANYDQHYNFYYQKMMLKKLGFEDIFTPESALLVSKTVEVLQETGLGYHDFFYQLSEQFNYGWRENSSLILENMDLPKADWQRWRELYSLILNQLPLDSLSEIDDTLKHYNPKTALLRPLIESVWEAITYKDDWQPFQELVIKLQNKQ
- a CDS encoding ArnT family glycosyltransferase produces the protein MPSFLTVHKHWLIGAIITFLGAFLRIYNYDSLPPDNWTSDEYAFAWSGMSLLQTGIPTSWSWLSPTDNFPTVVWEAKNLRYRLVTPWFDHPPLFGLLVGLFALLGGAKTFFDCSLTIIRVPSLLLGIASIVLVYLLALKLSNLSIAIIASLIYATNPNTVFLSRLAISENLMIVFCLFIILLYWQYYQTKQKKYLYIAACLAGLACLVKVTAIYLVVLLIVLLIYEKQGREAIYVTAIGAFFFSLYFLYGAIYDYDFFRKIFQEQSLRFEDFNFVKYLTTPTVFFEDGWLIFSWLTLLPFLRKNPASPQVRLLALPVILYTLILVATGAQSHFFTWYMIPFYPFMFIILAIFLDDFRQETDGLTASIIFIFLGVWSIHLNLTAWILASPYGRYYFMIGTAAILGVFYLKDIFGLFKKFWIDRFTFLLFLALLAANINVVLTYKFSG
- a CDS encoding type II toxin-antitoxin system RelE family toxin, with the protein product MKSCTTARFREMFADLPKPIQEQTRKAYRQFKEDPSYPSLRFKKVHPQLPIYSARINRDYRAVGQLEDDTVIWFWVGSHAEYDMLLEQL